DNA from Halorarum salinum:
GCCCGGGACTGCCGGGTCAAGGTCGACTACATCGACCAGACGGTCGAGATCCACCGGGCGTCCGCGCCGGAGTACCTCCGCGAGGAGGGCAACGTCCACTTCCGCCACGAGAACCTCGTCGAGCGGGTGACCGTCGACCGCCGCGAACCGCTCAAGGAGGAGCTCCGGTCGTTCGCCGACGCCGCGGCGAACGGAACCGAGCCCGTGGTGACCGGCGAGGACGGCCTCCGGGTGCTCGAGGCCACCTCGACCATCGACCGGGACGCGACCCGGTCGCGCCTCGAGCGCGCCGGCGTGCCCGTGAACGCCCGATCCGACTGACGTCGCCGGGGTCGCCACGAGCCGACCGTTCCCGACCGGACCGAACTCGTTCTGCGCGACCGGGAACGTCGTGAGCGAACCGAACCCGCCAAGACCGACCGTAGACGGCCCCGAGCAGCCCCGAATCGCCCGAGAACCGGACCCGCCGTAGGGACGAGGCCGGGCCGAAGTCCGCAGGGACTGGACCGGGCTCGAGTCCGCCGCGAACCCGACCGATCCGCCGAGTCCCCGTGGAGTCGGTAGCCGCGAAACGGCCGTATCGAGGCTTATCACACCACTAAGCGCGCGCTTACCCGAACGATAATGAAAGGGGTGGGGGACGGACGGCCGACAAGCCTCGCGGCCCGACCGGGGGTCACGCGAGGACCCACATCCATGAACGTACAGACGAACTCAGCCGACTCGCGGGACGCGCACGTCGCCGCCCCGCAGCACGGTCGGACAGGGAGGCCGAACGGACCCCGCCCCGCGGCCCGGCCATCATGACCGGCTACGTCGCCGGAACCGACAGCCAGATCGACGCGGACGCGACCGTCGGCTACCCCGACGAGGGGGACGGCGAGAACACGGTGATCGGGGCGAACGCGACGGTCCGCGCCGGCACGATCATCTACGACGGCGTGGACATCGGCGACGACTTCACGACGGGTCACAACGCGGTCGTCCGCGAGGACACCCGCATGGGGGACGACGTCCTCGTCGGCTCGGAGACGGTCGTCGACGGCCGGTGTACCATCGGCTCGGAGGTGAGCATGCAGACGGGCGTCTACGTCCCGCCGAAGACGAGGATCCACGACGGCGTCTTCCTCGGGCCACACGCCGTGCTGACGAACGACCCCTACCCGCTCCGGCAGGACGTCGACCTCGAGGGGCCGACGATCCACGAGGGCGCCTCCGTCGGGGCGAACGCGACGGTGCTCCCGGGCGTGACCGTCGGCGAGAACGCGTTCGTCGCCGCCGGCGCCGTCGTTACCGAGGACGTGCCCGCCGACACGCTCGCGGTCGGCGTGCCGGCCGAGCACGAACCGCTCCCCGACGACCTGGAAGGGGGGAACCTCGACCGATGAGCTCGGACCTGACGTCGACGGCCGCCGACGGGGCCCCGCACGTCTACGGATCGAGCGACGCGCCGGACGAACTGAACGCGGCCCTCACCGGCGGCGAGGTTCCCGTCGCCGTCTACGGACTGGGGAAGATGGGGCTCCCCCTCGCCACGGTGTACGCGGAGGTGACCGGGAACGTGACCGGCGTCGACGTCGACCCGGGCGTGGTTCGGCGCGTGAACCGCGGCGGGAGCCACGTGACCGGCGAACCGGGGCTCGACGACGCCGTCGGCGAGGCGGTGGCCGCGGGCGCGCTGACCGCCACCGGCGACGGCGAGGCGGCCGCCGAGGCCGCGCGGCTCCACGTCATCATCGTGCCGACCCTGATCGACGAGGGGAACGAACCGGACCTCTCGGTCGTGACGGAGGTGGCCGGGACGATCGCCGCCGGACTCGAACCCGGCGACATGGTCGTCGCGGAGTCGACGCTCCCGCCCCGGACCTGCCGGGACACCCTCCTCCCGCTGCTCGAGTCCGAGGGCGGCGTCCCGCGCGAGGAGTTCGGGCTGGCGTTCTGCCCGGAGCGGACCTCCAGCGGGCGGGCGCTCGAGGACATCCGCGGCGCCTACCCGAAGATCGTCGGCGGCGTCGACGACGAGAGCGGCCGGCTCGCGGAGCTGATCTACGGGAACGTCAACTC
Protein-coding regions in this window:
- a CDS encoding acyltransferase, with the translated sequence MTGYVAGTDSQIDADATVGYPDEGDGENTVIGANATVRAGTIIYDGVDIGDDFTTGHNAVVREDTRMGDDVLVGSETVVDGRCTIGSEVSMQTGVYVPPKTRIHDGVFLGPHAVLTNDPYPLRQDVDLEGPTIHEGASVGANATVLPGVTVGENAFVAAGAVVTEDVPADTLAVGVPAEHEPLPDDLEGGNLDR